A single Carassius carassius chromosome 3, fCarCar2.1, whole genome shotgun sequence DNA region contains:
- the LOC132113937 gene encoding cortexin domain-containing 1 protein-like yields MEETTPDPAFVDVDQGLTLTCIAFLCLLLVAMIIRCAKVIMDPYSAIPTSTWEEQHLDD; encoded by the coding sequence ATGGAGGAGACAACGCCAGACCCTGCTTTCGTGGACGTGGACCAGGGTTTGACCCTGACATGCATCGCCTTTCTCTGTCTGCTGCTGGTGGCAATGATCATCCGCTGTGCCAAAGTCATCATGGACCCTTACAGCGCCATTCCCACCTCCACCTGGGAGGAGCAGCACTTGGACGACTAG